The Flavobacteriales bacterium genome segment GGACATGTGAACAACGCAGTTTATCTGAGTTGGATGGAATTGGGGCGGATGGCGTTTACAGATGCCGTGCTGCCTACCATCGACTGGACCAAGGTCGGTTTCATCCTCGCTCACGTTTCCATCGATTACCTCGAACCTGTTTTCTTGGGCGACAAGGTGAAAGTATACATGCGCGCTGGTAAAATAGGAGGGAAGAGCGTGGTGCTCGAATGCCTCATTACCAAAACAGACAAGAAAGGGGAACGCCCAACGGCCAAAGGCACCAACATCATTGTTGCGTTCGACTACCAGAAGAACACTTCAGTTCCAATTCCAGAAGATTGGAAGGCTGCGATGGAAGGGTAAAGCCAAACTCCTCTACGGGTCACTTCGAGTGATTTTTGACGGAGGAGAAAATCGTATCGAGAAGTCTTTCAGGCTTTCTTGCTATATAGCGGTTGAGCGAGCGGAGTTTTCGTCAGAATTAATTGTGTTCTATGGAGCGGTCTGAGATTGAGAAAAACTTTGTGGATGACAGGAATCGAGAGCTGTTCAATTCGGTTTTTGATTGTCTCGAAGTGGAATTTGAAAAATCAAAGGGTGGATGGGAGTTTGAACCGATTCCGTCAAAAAGCAACGCTGTAAAGTTCCGCTATGATTTTTCAGATCGGCAGATTGAGGGCTTTACTCATGAGCTTTTGCATGCTTCTTTGATGTTAAATGGGTTTCAATATGTCAAAGCAATGGGTGCTGCGGATAAAAAAGATGATTTCGTTTATTATTTATTCAATTACAGGTCATTGAATAGTGAAATCATTAACGTCTTTGCTCATCAACGAATGTTTCCAATCTTCATTGAATTAGGGTTTTCACCAGAGAGTTTTACTCGGGATAATAAACCTGATGTGCAATTTTTGATGCAGAGAATCAATGAATCATTCGATAATCCAATATTTGAGGGAAACCGCTCCATTTCCTGTTTCTTCCGTTGTTTTTATGAAGTGAAGGATAATCGAAAACCAAAATATGATGCCGCCCACCGTGAATTGGAGAACTTCCTAAGATCAAAGGACAAAGATCTCTTCGATTTATTGGAGAGGAACTGGAACGCTTGGATTGCTGAGGGAAATGACCTACTTACCGTGCTGAATGATTTGTTAGATCAAACCAGTCTTTGGTGGAACGCAAGGTGGTAAGCCTAACCGTGAATCTTTTCCTCTTTGCCGAGATTTCTCATCACTTCGGCCTCAAACGTTAGTAGTGCGTTCCATTGCTCATCTACCTTTTCGCGGCCACCATATTGTCGGGCAAATTTGAGGAACATGGTATAATGGTTGGCCTCGCTAACCATCAGGTTACGATAGAATTCGGCCAGTTCCTTGTCTTCAATGTTCTCAGATAGCACGCGGAAACGTTCACAGCTACGCGCTTCGATCAATGCAGCGATCATCAGGTCTTGAACCAAACGCTGTTCTCGGCTTACGTTCTTGCTAAAGAAATCGGCTATCTGTTTTACATATTCATCCTTGCGAGGTCGGCCTAAGGTCAGTCCTCTGCCAATAATGCGTTCATGCACCATTTGAAAATGCTCCATTTCTTCACGGCTCAAAGCGGCCATGGCCTCTACCAGTTCCGTTTTCTCTGGGTAAAGAATGATGAATGAAATGGCACTCGAAGCGGCTTTCTGTTCGCAGTAAGCATGATCGGTCAGAATCTCTTCAATGTTCTTTTCCGCAATATTCACCCAACGCGGGTCGGTCGGTAGTTTAAGTCCGAGCATGGCTTAGTTCAAAGTTTGAAGTTCTGAGTTCAAAGTTAGTCCTCAGAGCTTTACAAATCGGCTGACGTTTGTCACGCCATCAGGCGTTTCCACTTCCAAGAGATAAACCCCTTGTTTCAGCCCACTCACATCGATCTTATGCCTTGAGCCTTGAACATTGAACTGGCCAACGGTTTCACCAAGTGTATTGAATAACCGCACATTGGCCGTGGTCGCTTTTTGCATTTCCAACCAAACTGCATCTGTTGCTGGGTTCGGGTAGATGCTGAAATTGGTTCCGTTCGCTTCATCCACCGAAACATTCATCACTACGGGCAATTCCAAACGTGATGGATGATCCGTTCCGAAATGCACATTGGAACCAGACATGATCGTATCTCCAGCGGTGTACATCTGCTGACCGTTGTTCAGATTCACATCAAAACGTGGATAGTTGGCACCTGTTACCAGCAATCGGATCTTGTGTCCCGTCAAAAATGTATGAGCAATATCCTCCAACTCGATGTTCACCTCATACACTTCTCCAGTGGAACAGAACGCTTCATCATTATGCGAAAACCCATTTCTGAACCGTAATCTCTGAATGCCATCTCGCATGATAATGCTCTCATTGTTTGGGAAAACATCGGTGAGACGAATGGCCACGTCACCATCCAATTGGTCGGTGCTCACAAACAATTTCACATTGATCCGACCTTGAACCGAAAGGTCTTCCGTTAGCACATCCGTTTCAAAAAGAGCGTAATCAAAGCGCGATTCAACGGTGCTGGAAATATCGTACGGACCCTGCAACAGATCGGCTTTCAACGTTGGTCCACCAACCGTGGGAGAAGGGTCGGCAGGATCGGTGAAGTACGGTGCCGTTCCGCTTGAACCAAGCGTAGTGCCAATGTCTGATGTTGAACCCAAGTAATAGTTCACGGTCTGCGAAATGGGCGGCCATTCCGAAGCGTCAAACCATTCGTCCATTCCCATCTGGAAATAATGGATGCGGGGTTCATTCTGCCAGCCGTTCTGCTGTTCCAGTAAGTGATATGCGAAGAATGCCACGGCCTTGTCCGTTTCCACTCCTGCCGCGGAAGGGAAGCTAAGATCGCCCTGCTGTGCTGTTCCGGGTGCTGCGGTTCCATGACCGCCATGTGTCCATGGCCCGAACAGGATTTTGTGGTCAACATCGGTCGACTCGCTCTGAACCATGGCAGGAAAGATATTCCACATGTCACGTATGTTATGGTCAAACCATCCTCCGATCATGTAGAAAGGAACATCCAACTCACTCGGATACCAGGAACCGCTTTCGGCTCCTTGCCAAACCAAATTGTAGTAAGGGTTCGACAACAGGATTCCTGAAAGGCCATACCCCAATGCATCCAATTGCTCCACATATTCTGTTCTGTAAACACCGCCAGGGAAGTAATCCTCGTAATAGAACTGGGGAGCGGCTACAAGAGGAACGCAACAGGTCAGATGCGGAGGATGTTCCTTGGCGGTTTGAAATTGGATGACACCCAAGGCGCTTGGCCCCCACGTTCCCACTTTTCCGTTGCTCCAACTTTGCTGCGCGATCCATTCCACGCAGTCGTAGCCATCCTCGCCACGGTTCGGTTGTCCGTTCAATGCGCCAGATGAACCATAGAAACCGCGCCAATCCACCACCACAAAAGCATAAGGGCTGTTGTCAATGTCTGTTTCCACATTCAATGGTAGATTATATCTGAACCAGTTTTTCCAGTAAGGTGTTTGGATGAGAATGGTCGGGCAACTGCTGCAATTGGCAGGCACGTAAACATCAGCCGCAAGGTCTTCGCTGTCTCGCATCGGAATTTGAACCTCCTGCGGCTGCAATGGCTGAGCATTTATCACGACAGGGAACAGAAAAAGGACAAAGAAGAAAGATCGCATACATCGAAAATAAAAAACCGCCTCCGTTTGAAACGAAAGCGGTTTGAAGGTTTAACCTTGGGTTAAGATTATTTTTTCTTCTTGCCTGAATCTTGCATTGGCGCAGCTTGCTGATCACCTCCGTTCGGATTCTCCAGTTTGATTCCCAGTTCATCAACTACTGCACGTGTGATGTCGTGACCTTCTGGTCCCCAAAGCAGGATCGATGTTCCCGAACCATCTACTGAGTTCATCACGTACTCAAAGCCTTTTTTCTTGGCCACAACTTCCATGGCTCCACGGATTCGCTGAAGTACTGGTTGAAGCAGTTCACCTCTTTTCTGAGCAAGTTGCTGTTCAGCTGCCGCAGAAGCCTTCTGAAGCTCCTTGTCCAACTCCAACCCTTTTTTCTGGTATTCCAACGCCTTAGCCGTATCTCCAGCGGCCAGCACCTTATTGAACTCGGCTACAATGGCATCCAATTGTGTTTTAGAGTCTTCCAGTCGTTTCTGAAGTCCTGTGGCGTATATCTGAAGGTCTTCGTTGATCTTCTCATTCTCTGGCATCACAGAAAGAATCGCGTTGATATCTGCGTATCCGATATTCTGCGCCATCGCAGAAACTCCAGAAGCAACAAGTACAAGTACAAGTAATAGATTTTTCATCCTTTGTTTATTGGGTTTAGTCGGGCAAAGAACGTGAATCGACTTTGCTTTGACAAAGGCAATCTCTTAAAAAGATCAAAAACAGAAAAGGAACAATTCAGATGCAAGAATGCGGCATGTTGTCAAGAGTCGAGTTTCAGTCGCACCTTGTCCAAACTATTGATGGAACCAACTACGGTCACTATATCTCCGATGCGCAGCCTTGTGAAGCCGTGAGACACCAAAGCGCTTCCATTTCTGTTGACCGAAAGAATAAGTACATCTGACGGAAAGCGCAGATCGCGCAGCGCCATACCATGTATTTCGGGGCTTGTAACTTCGATGTCCAATGAGTCTTGGTCAGGCTCCATACCAAGAAGCAATGAAGTGGCCTTGGGCGAACGGACAAAATGATCGAGCAATCCGACCATGGCCGTGTTCGGTTCTACAATGCGCGCGCCAAGCTCATGAAACTTCTCGAAGTTTTCCCGCTCATTGAGGCGGACAATAAAGTTTCTGGTGCCCATGTTCTCATAGGCGATCTCGCACAGCGCAAGGCTTTGTTCGTCAGAAAGCAGCGTGACCACCGTATTGGCCTTTTCGCACTCGATGCGGTTCAATTCCTCTTTTTCAATGGCGTTGATCTTCACGACTGGAATCCCCGAAATTTCGGTCTCTTCTGCGGTAAGCGTAGCAATTTTAACGTCCCAACCGCTGTTCTTAAGCTGTTTTGCCAACGACACCGCCTGTGTTTCGTAGCCGAAAATGATGGCATCCCGTACCTCGTTGCCATCTGAGTCCTGCGCCTTCAGGTGATCTTCTTTTACATACTTGATGGCCCATTTGAACAACGGAGGACCGATCACTTGGTTGATGACAATGACACCGATGACGAGCGTCAGAAATTCTTCGCCCCATTGGGTGAACTCCACGGCCACAATGGTTGCCAGACCGATGCCGACACCCGCTTGGGTAACGTACGGCATCCAACCAAGAAGATTGAACTTCCAGGAATCTCGCGCCAAAGCGCCCCCAACCAAGCTGCCGATAATGATGCTGCCCAGACGGACGGCAAACAGCACCACAGCGATCTCCCAAACAGAAATTAGTCTGTCGAATGAGAGGGAAAGCCCCGTGAGCGTAAAGAATCCCACATACACATACGGCCCGACCTCTTCGATCACCGCATGGAAATCAAGCCGATACTTTGAGAAATTGGCCACTACAAAGCTGGCAATGATGCAGATGAGCAGCGGCTCGATAAATACCTCATGCCCTAAATGAGACAAGGAATATTTCCTGATGATGTGTGAGAAAACGTAAACCGAGTAGCCGATGCCAAGAAGTAAAACGGACTTCAGCCTTCTGTTGAGTCTGGTAGAGAACAGCAAGGCCAACAGTTTTCCCAACGCATAACCGATCCCGAAAGAAATGAGCTGTTCCATTGCCAGACGAACAGCAAACCCGATTCCCATCTCATCATTGTTCACCAACGATTTGGACAGGGCAAAAGCGATAGCGAACAGAATGACCACCAACACATCAATGATCACCGTGACCCCCAAAGCCGTTTGGGTAAATGGGCCTTTCGCTCTCAGTTCGTTAATGACCGCGATGGCTGATGAGGGCGATCGCGCCACGAAAATGGTTCCCATTAAAATAGCAATGGCCATTCTTTGCCCGTTTGAGAGCGTACCCATGAACGGAATACGCTCCGCCAGAAAATAAACAACACTTGCACTGAGAAGAAAAGTGACCAGCAGCTGGCCAACGGTGATGAGGGAGATCTGGCCCAACCGCGTTCGAAGTTCTTTCAGGTAAAGCTCAGAACCTGCGGCAAAGGCAATGAAGGCCAACGCCATTTCGTTGATGAAACTGAGGCTCAAGTGGCCATCCTTCGGAAACATTTTGAGTACAAACGGACCAGATAGAATACCTACGAAAAGCACTCCCGTTATGAACGGAAGGCCGATCTTTTGGAACAGTTTCGCTATCCGATTTGCTGAAATGGAAATCAGCAGAAAGGCCGCCAAGAATATGATGGTTTCTTTGATCATGGAGCGTGTGTAAGATGCTAAAAGAAACGCGAATCGGCAAGAGATGATAATTTCTCAGGCAGCGCGAGAATCGGTTGATGAAAGCAAAAAAAGAGGGCCGAAGCCCTCTTGGATCACTTATATGATGGCGGCTCTGCCGGTGTTCCGACAGGTTCAAAGTTGATGTTCTCCGGTTGACCGTCTTTAAAGAAGCCTTCGTATTTGGCATTGGTCATAAGGTCTCCGGGAAGATTCCAGTAGAAATGGCCTCGACCGTTCATCAGACCTTCTTTCCACTCACCGATGTACTTGTCTCCATTATTGTAAGTGTACGTTCCGCGGCCAGACATTTTCCCGTCTTTCCAAGCACCCTTGTACACATCGCCATTGGCAAACTCGTAAACACCATAGCCGGATGGAAGTCCCTTTCTCCATTGACCTTTGAACTTATCACCGTTTTCGAACAGGAAGGTGCCGACTTCTTCATGGCAGTTTCCTTCTATACATTGGGCTTTGCCGATCATGGTAAAACCTACCGCAATTGAGAATGAAAGGACAATTTTCTTTAACATCTGTGTGCTGGTTTCTTAGAACGTAAACGCTGTTTTTGGTGATTACAAGATTAATGAATTTTCGGTACAAGAATATTCGGTGTCCTCCGAACTTTTCCGACAGTATCGAAAAGTGATACATTTGCCAACCGTTTCGGGGTGTAGCTTAGCCCGGTTAAAGTGCGCGTCTGGGGGGCGCGAGAGCGGTGGTTCGAATCCACTCACCCCGACCGAAATTTGAATAGGTGACCTCGGTCACCTTTTTCATTCAATTCTATTTGATCCTGCAACAACAAAACTGCCTAAAGTCGGTTACTTTTGCAGCGCTCAAAAATGAACTCAACCTCTAATTCGGACTGCTCTCAAAAATGAACTTGAAGTTCAAGCACTGCTGCGTGCTCTTTTCATTGTTGTTATCCGCGCATTTTGCAATTGGCCAAGAGAAGTACACCATTAGTGGTACGGTAACCGATGGTGCCAATGGGGAGACCATGATCGGTACCAACGTTTTCTTGGAACCGATCATGAAAGGGACGACCACCAACGTCTATGGCTTCTTTTCCATTACGGTACCCGAAGGAGATTATACGCTGAAGGTTTCATTTTTGGGATATGAGACCTACTCGCAGCAGATAAAACTGAACAAGGACACGGAGCTCAACCTCGAACTGAAGGAATCGACCTATACGAAGGAAGAGGTTGTGGTAACGGGCGAGAAGAAGGACGAGAACACCACAAGTGCGAGAATGAGCACGGTGGAGATTCCGATCCAACAGGTGAAAGAATTGCCTGCTTTGATGGGCGAGGTCGACATCATCAAAACCATTCAGTTGATGCCTGGTATTCAGTCAGGTTCGGAAGGAAACGCGGGGCTTTACGTCCGTGGTGGAGGTCCTGACCAGAACCTTGTGCTGTTGGATGAGGCGGTGGTTTATAACGCATCACACTTGTTCGGATTCCTTTCGGTTTTCAATGCCGATGCCATCAAAGGCATGGAACTGACCAAAGGAGGCATGCCTGCCAAGTATGGTGGTCGTTTGGCCTCGGTGCTGGATATTAGCATGAAGGAAGGCAACAACAAGAAATTTGAAGTGGATGGTGGAATAGGGGTCATCAACTCGCGTCTTACGATTCAAGGACCGATCGTTAAAGACAAAGGCTCGTTCATTGTCTCTGGGCGATTTGCCTATGCAGGACTTCTTGGCGGAGCCATTGCCAACGCGGCAACCAGCAACAACAATAACAACAATGGCGGAAGTTTCTTTGCAGGTGCCAGCTACTACTTTTTCGACCTGAACGGAAAGTTGAATTACACACTTGGAAGCAAGGACCGTTTGTTTGCGAGCGGTTATTTCGGGCGGGATGTTTTCGGATTTAAGAGTGCAGATGGTTTCAAGGCGAACATCGGTTGGGGAAATGCCACGGGATCCATGCGTTGGAATCACATCTTCAATCCGAAGCTGTTCATGAACACATCGCTCATTTTCAGCGATTACAAGTTTGAGTTCGGGGCGGGCCAGCAAGAGTTCGATCTGACGCTGCAATCGGGCATCAGAGATTACAACCTGAAATTGGATCTGAACTGGTTGCCCGATGTGCGTCATAATGTTCAGTTCGGTGGCAATTACATTTACCATACGTTCACGCCAAGTAGTATTTCGGCCCGTTCGGGCGGAAGCCAGCTCGATCTTGGTGGCGTGGTCAAATACCATGCGCATGAAGCGGCCATCTACATTCAGGATGATTGGGATATTTCCAAACGTTTTAAAGTAAATGTGGGTGTTCGCGGTTCCATGTTCGCCCATACTGGGCCATTCGATCGGTACATACTGAATCAGGTGGGACAGGTGGTAGACACCGTGCATTACGGAGCGCTGAAAAACGTGAAGACGTATGCGTTTGCTGAACCGCGTGTTCTGGGCCGCGTCATGCTGGGCAAGCACAATTCCCTCAAGGCCAGCTACACGATGAACTTCCAGTACCTCCACTTGGCGAGTTTGGCCTCCATCAGTTTTCCAACGGACCTTTGGGTTCCAAGCACGGATATAGTTAAACCAGAGCAAGGTCATCAATGGGCCATCGGGTATTTCCACAACTTCTTCGACAACAAATTGGAAACAAGTGTGGAAGCCTACTACAAGACCATGAAGAACCTCATTGCCTACAAGGATGGGTTCAGTCCAGGCGACAACATCAACAACAATCCAGATAACAATTTCGTGTTCGGGAAAGGCAATTCCTATGGAGCAGAATTCTTCATCAAGAAGAACGGACAGAAGTTTACGGGATGGATCGGTTACACGCTTTCGTGGACCAATCGCAAGTTTCCCGATCTGAACCAAGGCAAGTGGTTCCCAGCGCGGTACGACCGCAGACACGATCTTTCCATCGTGGCCTCTTACCGCATCAACGAGCGTTGGTCTGTCTCTGCCATTTTCGTGTATGGAACAGGAAGCGCGATGACCGTTCCTGCTTCGCGCTACTTCATCAATGGCAATCTGGTGACCGAATACGGTTCGCGCAACTCGTTCCGTATGCCCGATTATCACCGCCTGGACCTGGGAGCAACGTTGCATCCGAATCCCAAGAAGAAAAAACGTTTCAAGAGCACGTGGAACTTCGGTATCTACAACGTTTACAGCCGTCAGAATCCGTACTTCATCTACTTTACACAGAAGGTGGATGAACAGAATCAAACTGTCAGTATTGAAGCACGCCAAGTGTCCGTGTTTCCGATATTGCCAAGCGTAACGTGGAACTTCAAATTCTAAGAGATGCGTAGATTTTCAATTTCCGTATTCGTTCTTCTGCTCGGAATAGCTGCGTTCTCCTCCTGCGAGAAGGTGCTGAATGTGAATCTTCCCGAAGGCGTTAGCGGAATTGTGTTTGAAGGGCAGATCGAGAATGGGAAATTCCCCTATCTCATCATCAGCCGAAGCGAGAGCTACTTTTCTCCCATCAACACGGCAACAGAGGCCATCGTCAACTCGCTGGTAACGGCAGATAGCGTGTTCATCACTGTTGATGGTACGCGTTACGAAATGGATCAGATCTGCGTAAATGACCTCACGCCTGAACAACGGCAGCAGGCACTTGAGGCGTTGGGCATCGACTCCTTGCCAACCAGTTTGAACCTGTGCGTTTACGCCAAGTTCAGTCTGATCGGTGAACTGGGGAAGACCTATGCGCTGAAAGCCTATGTAGAAGGGAAGGAGTACAATGCATCAACAACCATCGAGCATCAGGTCTACTTGGATAGCCTTTGGTACAAGGATGAACTTCCTGTCGATAGCTTCGGCTCCATCTGGGTGCAGCTTTCGGATCCTGCGGCAACGACCGATTACTACTTCATGTGGTCGGAGAACTTTACGCAGGGACGTTCCATGTATCCTGTTGATGGCGGTCCCAGTTTTTCAGACCGTCTTTTCAACGGTGAGAGCATTCAGTTCAATATCTATCAGGGTTCGAACTTGGCCAACGACAATGGTTCTGGTGAGGACACTGGGCTTTTTGAACAAGGAGATACGGTGGTGGTTAAATTGGGAACGATAGACCAAGGGGTTTACAACTTCTGGGAATCGGTGGATGCCGCTTCTAACCTGAATCCGTTCAGTTCGCCAACGCCTGTTTTTTCCAATTTTGATAATGGAGGAAGAGGCGTTTGGGCAGGATATGCAACGACAGTAGACACGTTTATCTGTGTGAAATATTAAATAATCAGATTTCGGCTTGGCCGAGCAAATGGAAATAAAATGAGTGAAGAATTAGAGAGAAGAAAGTGTGTGATCATCGGTTCTGGCCCAGCTGGTTATACCGCAGCCATCTACGCGGCCCGTGCCGACATGCAACCGCTGATGTACACAGGTATGCAACCTGGTGGTCAGTTGACCATTACTACGGATGTGGAGAATTATCCAGGTTACCCTGATGGGGTCAATGGGCCTGAGATGATGGAGGATTTTCGCAAGCAGGCGGAGCGATTCGGTACAGAGATACGTTATGAGATGGTGACCGAGGTCGATCTTACCGGACCTGTTCACAAGGTCATCATCAACGATAAGACCGTGCTGGCCGATTCGGTCATCATTGCAACCGGTGCTTCGGCCAAGTGGTTAGGATTGAAAAGTGAACAGCGTTTGAACGGCTTTGGGGTTTCGGCCTGCGCGGTTTGCGATGGCTTCTTTTACAAAGGTCAGGAAGTGGTAATTGTTGGTGCAGGAGATACCGCTGCGGAAGAAGCATCCTACTTGGCCAAGCTTTGCTCTAAGGTTACCATGTTGGTGAGACGGGATGAGATGCGCGCTTCCAAAGCCATGCAGCATCGCGTTATGAACACCAAGAACATTGAGATCCGTTGGAACACCGATACGGTGGAGATTCTTGGAGAGAAGAATGTGGAAGGTGTGAAAGTGGTGAACAACCAGACCAATGAGGAAAGTGTGATCCCTTGTACGGGTTTCTTCGTGGCCATCGGGCATAAACCGAATACCGACATCTTTAAGGGGTGGTTGGATATGGACGAAACAGGCTACCTCAAGGTTCAGTCAGGAACGTCCAAGACCAAGATCGCGGGTGTATTTGCATCAGGCGATGCAGCCGATAAGGTTTACCGTCAAGCAGTAACCGCTGCAGGAACAGGCTGCATGGCCGCCTTGGATGCGGAGCGCTACCTGTCGGAGATAGGAGTGCATTGAAAACCTTTTGACAACTGACAGGAAAGGCGTTCTTAACAGGAACGCCTTTTTCGTTTCTTGACGGAACACGACCCCACACGGCTCCACACCACCGCAATCGATGGCAGCGGCAAAAGTTGGACAACGGATGCTTAACTTAGGAGAATGCCAAGGCTTCTACATATTGCGCGTGTCAGAAAATGGCAAACAACTGCTTCAAGAAAAACTGCTGTGTTTAGGACAATAGGAACATTCTTTCTCATCATTGTAGGTTTTGTCTCAAAGGCGCAACCAATTTATTTCGATGACTTATACCTATTCGATGATCGCGCAGATGGAATAGGTCTTGGTGG includes the following:
- a CDS encoding acyl-CoA thioesterase, whose amino-acid sequence is MEEFQATVEAQVRFRDTDALGHVNNAVYLSWMELGRMAFTDAVLPTIDWTKVGFILAHVSIDYLEPVFLGDKVKVYMRAGKIGGKSVVLECLITKTDKKGERPTAKGTNIIVAFDYQKNTSVPIPEDWKAAMEG
- a CDS encoding tRNA 2-methylthio-N6-isopentenyl adenosine(37) hydroxylase MiaE, whose product is MLGLKLPTDPRWVNIAEKNIEEILTDHAYCEQKAASSAISFIILYPEKTELVEAMAALSREEMEHFQMVHERIIGRGLTLGRPRKDEYVKQIADFFSKNVSREQRLVQDLMIAALIEARSCERFRVLSENIEDKELAEFYRNLMVSEANHYTMFLKFARQYGGREKVDEQWNALLTFEAEVMRNLGKEEKIHG
- a CDS encoding CocE/NonD family hydrolase, encoding MRSFFFVLFLFPVVINAQPLQPQEVQIPMRDSEDLAADVYVPANCSSCPTILIQTPYWKNWFRYNLPLNVETDIDNSPYAFVVVDWRGFYGSSGALNGQPNRGEDGYDCVEWIAQQSWSNGKVGTWGPSALGVIQFQTAKEHPPHLTCCVPLVAAPQFYYEDYFPGGVYRTEYVEQLDALGYGLSGILLSNPYYNLVWQGAESGSWYPSELDVPFYMIGGWFDHNIRDMWNIFPAMVQSESTDVDHKILFGPWTHGGHGTAAPGTAQQGDLSFPSAAGVETDKAVAFFAYHLLEQQNGWQNEPRIHYFQMGMDEWFDASEWPPISQTVNYYLGSTSDIGTTLGSSGTAPYFTDPADPSPTVGGPTLKADLLQGPYDISSTVESRFDYALFETDVLTEDLSVQGRINVKLFVSTDQLDGDVAIRLTDVFPNNESIIMRDGIQRLRFRNGFSHNDEAFCSTGEVYEVNIELEDIAHTFLTGHKIRLLVTGANYPRFDVNLNNGQQMYTAGDTIMSGSNVHFGTDHPSRLELPVVMNVSVDEANGTNFSIYPNPATDAVWLEMQKATTANVRLFNTLGETVGQFNVQGSRHKIDVSGLKQGVYLLEVETPDGVTNVSRFVKL
- a CDS encoding potassium transporter TrkA, with the translated sequence MIKETIIFLAAFLLISISANRIAKLFQKIGLPFITGVLFVGILSGPFVLKMFPKDGHLSLSFINEMALAFIAFAAGSELYLKELRTRLGQISLITVGQLLVTFLLSASVVYFLAERIPFMGTLSNGQRMAIAILMGTIFVARSPSSAIAVINELRAKGPFTQTALGVTVIIDVLVVILFAIAFALSKSLVNNDEMGIGFAVRLAMEQLISFGIGYALGKLLALLFSTRLNRRLKSVLLLGIGYSVYVFSHIIRKYSLSHLGHEVFIEPLLICIIASFVVANFSKYRLDFHAVIEEVGPYVYVGFFTLTGLSLSFDRLISVWEIAVVLFAVRLGSIIIGSLVGGALARDSWKFNLLGWMPYVTQAGVGIGLATIVAVEFTQWGEEFLTLVIGVIVINQVIGPPLFKWAIKYVKEDHLKAQDSDGNEVRDAIIFGYETQAVSLAKQLKNSGWDVKIATLTAEETEISGIPVVKINAIEKEELNRIECEKANTVVTLLSDEQSLALCEIAYENMGTRNFIVRLNERENFEKFHELGARIVEPNTAMVGLLDHFVRSPKATSLLLGMEPDQDSLDIEVTSPEIHGMALRDLRFPSDVLILSVNRNGSALVSHGFTRLRIGDIVTVVGSINSLDKVRLKLDS
- a CDS encoding TonB-dependent receptor plug domain-containing protein, with the protein product MNLKFKHCCVLFSLLLSAHFAIGQEKYTISGTVTDGANGETMIGTNVFLEPIMKGTTTNVYGFFSITVPEGDYTLKVSFLGYETYSQQIKLNKDTELNLELKESTYTKEEVVVTGEKKDENTTSARMSTVEIPIQQVKELPALMGEVDIIKTIQLMPGIQSGSEGNAGLYVRGGGPDQNLVLLDEAVVYNASHLFGFLSVFNADAIKGMELTKGGMPAKYGGRLASVLDISMKEGNNKKFEVDGGIGVINSRLTIQGPIVKDKGSFIVSGRFAYAGLLGGAIANAATSNNNNNNGGSFFAGASYYFFDLNGKLNYTLGSKDRLFASGYFGRDVFGFKSADGFKANIGWGNATGSMRWNHIFNPKLFMNTSLIFSDYKFEFGAGQQEFDLTLQSGIRDYNLKLDLNWLPDVRHNVQFGGNYIYHTFTPSSISARSGGSQLDLGGVVKYHAHEAAIYIQDDWDISKRFKVNVGVRGSMFAHTGPFDRYILNQVGQVVDTVHYGALKNVKTYAFAEPRVLGRVMLGKHNSLKASYTMNFQYLHLASLASISFPTDLWVPSTDIVKPEQGHQWAIGYFHNFFDNKLETSVEAYYKTMKNLIAYKDGFSPGDNINNNPDNNFVFGKGNSYGAEFFIKKNGQKFTGWIGYTLSWTNRKFPDLNQGKWFPARYDRRHDLSIVASYRINERWSVSAIFVYGTGSAMTVPASRYFINGNLVTEYGSRNSFRMPDYHRLDLGATLHPNPKKKKRFKSTWNFGIYNVYSRQNPYFIYFTQKVDEQNQTVSIEARQVSVFPILPSVTWNFKF
- a CDS encoding DUF4249 family protein, producing the protein MRRFSISVFVLLLGIAAFSSCEKVLNVNLPEGVSGIVFEGQIENGKFPYLIISRSESYFSPINTATEAIVNSLVTADSVFITVDGTRYEMDQICVNDLTPEQRQQALEALGIDSLPTSLNLCVYAKFSLIGELGKTYALKAYVEGKEYNASTTIEHQVYLDSLWYKDELPVDSFGSIWVQLSDPAATTDYYFMWSENFTQGRSMYPVDGGPSFSDRLFNGESIQFNIYQGSNLANDNGSGEDTGLFEQGDTVVVKLGTIDQGVYNFWESVDAASNLNPFSSPTPVFSNFDNGGRGVWAGYATTVDTFICVKY
- the trxB gene encoding thioredoxin-disulfide reductase yields the protein MSEELERRKCVIIGSGPAGYTAAIYAARADMQPLMYTGMQPGGQLTITTDVENYPGYPDGVNGPEMMEDFRKQAERFGTEIRYEMVTEVDLTGPVHKVIINDKTVLADSVIIATGASAKWLGLKSEQRLNGFGVSACAVCDGFFYKGQEVVIVGAGDTAAEEASYLAKLCSKVTMLVRRDEMRASKAMQHRVMNTKNIEIRWNTDTVEILGEKNVEGVKVVNNQTNEESVIPCTGFFVAIGHKPNTDIFKGWLDMDETGYLKVQSGTSKTKIAGVFASGDAADKVYRQAVTAAGTGCMAALDAERYLSEIGVH